One stretch of Arachis hypogaea cultivar Tifrunner chromosome 20, arahy.Tifrunner.gnm2.J5K5, whole genome shotgun sequence DNA includes these proteins:
- the LOC140182636 gene encoding uncharacterized protein, producing the protein MERPNGRRIVLKFNNAKQPIGDEAGLLSGVLGLLGSDYEKFYIFEESWRKIITKNKVYNEYVKQIFYFDEDNEGTIKKNILKSIGKSWKKTRLRLYNIFYEPTFTTEQNIEHRLPGIFWLKLRDLSEILFRG; encoded by the exons ATGGAACGGCCTAACGGTAGAAGGATCGTGCTCAAGTTCAACAACGCAAAGCAACCAATTGGAGACGAAGCTGGACTGTTGAGTGGCGTGCTTGGTCTGCTGGGATCTGactatgaaaaattttatatctttGAGGAAAGTTGGCGTAAGATTATCACTAAAAACAAGGTTTATAACGAATATGTCAAG CAAATTTTCTACTTTGATGAAGATAACGAAGGAactatcaagaaaaatattttgaaaagcaTAGGGAAGTCTTGGAAGAAAACAAGGTTGAGGTTGTATAATATTTTTTACGAGCCAACATTCACGACTGAACAAAATATTGAGCATCGTCTGCCAG gtattttctggctgaaattgagggacctgagcgaaatcttattcagaggctga